A segment of the Bordetella flabilis genome:
CGAGGTGGCAGGAGAAATCGCCGCGGCGCTCGAGAACCTGACGGCGGATGCGGCCAAGGCACCGGAACTGCTGGGTGCCATCCAAAGCCCGGCCACCGAAGCGCGCATCGAGGCCGCTGAGGAACTAGGCTTGCCGGTGCTGGCGCAGAGCCGCCCGCTGGTGCATTCGCAATTCCCGAAAGCCCGCATCCGTACGCCCTTGCTGCTGCGCGCGGAAGCCGGGCATCCGGCCATCCAGCGCGAATGGTTCGGCCCGGTGGCTTTCGTCGTGGCTACCGATTCCACCGCGCACAGCATCGCGCTGGCTGGCGCCGGCGCGCGCACCCACGGCGCCTTGACGCTGTCGGCCTATACCACCGACCAGGCCGTCGCGCAGGCAGTGCGCGAGACCGCGGAGCAAGCGGGCGTGTCGCTGTCGCTGAACCTGACCGGCGGCATTTTCGTCAACCAGTCGGCGGCCTTCAGCGACTTCCACGGTACCGGCGCGAACCCCGCGGCCAACGCGGCATTGTGCGATACGGCCTTCGTGGCGAGCCGTTTTCGCGTCGTGCAGACGCGCTGGCACGTGTAACGTCACGCCTGCGTTGCGCGGTCGTGCCGGCCGCGCGTCCCCGCTTGCCGCGACAGGCATGATCCTTTCCACCGAACCCGGAACGCCCGCATCATGATCCCTTCATATCAGGACATCCGCTTCACCCTCGACGATGGCATCGCCCGCTTGACGTTGAACCGTCCGGACAAGCTGAACAGCTTCACCGCGCGCATGCATGCCGAGGTTGCCCAGGCCCTGGACGAGGTGGAGAGCGGCCAAGCCCGGGTGCTGCTGATTACCGGCGCCGGACGCGGCTTCTGCGCGGGACAGGACCTGAGCGAGCGGCGCCCCACGGCCGGCGCGCCGCCGGTCGACCTGGGCGAGACAGTGGAGAAGTACTACGCCCCGCTGGTGCGGCGCCTGCACGCCTTGCCGCTGCCCGTGCTGGTGGGGGTCAACGGCGTGGCGGCCGGGGCGGGCGCCAATCTGGCGCTCGCCGGTGACATTGTCATCGCCAAGGAGTCGGCCAGTTTCATCGAGGCGTTCTGCCGCCTGGGCTTGATTCCGGACACCGGCGGGACATACGCCCTGCCACGCCTGGTCGGCCACGCGCGCGCCATGGGGCTCGCGCTGCTGGGCGACAAGCTCAGCGCCCGCCAGGCCGAGCAGTGGGGACTGATCTGGCAATGCGTGGCGGACGACGCCTTCGATGCCACGCTGGACCGCCTGTGCCGGCATTTCGCCGCGGCGCCGACCAAGGGCCTGGCCTACACCAAGCGCGCCATGCAGGCCAGCCTGGGCAACAGCCTGGACGAACAGCTGGCCATGGAAGGCGAGATGATGCGCGAACTGGGACGCAGCGAAGACTATGCCGAAGGTGTCGCCGCCTTCCTGGATAAACGTGAACCGCGTTTCAAGGGACGCTGATGAACGACACGGATGCGGATGCCCTGGCGTGGTCCGTGGGGCAGGCCATGTACGCGGCGGACGCCGCCAGCCAGGCGCTGGGCATGCGCGTGCTGGCGGTCGGCCCGGGGCGCGCCACGTTGACCATGCAGGTGCGGGCCGATATGTTGAACGGCCACAGGACCTGTCATGGCGGCCTGATCTTTTCGCTGGCGGACAGCGCGTTCGCTTTCGCATGCAATTCGCGCAATGTCAGCACGGTGGCGTCGGGCTGCACCATCGATTTTCTGGCCCCCGCGCTGGAAGGCGATGTGCTGACGGCCGAGGCGCAGGAGCGCTCCCTGGCCGGCCGCACCGGTGTTTATGACGTGACGGTGTTTAACCAGGACGGGCGTGCGGTCGCGCTGTTTCGCGGACGTTCGTATCGCATCAAGGGGCAGATCGTGGAGGCCTAGCGTGCCAAAGCGGCACGCAGGCAATTGGCTGGCCGCGGGCAAGGGACAGGACAGCAAGGGGTATGAAAATCCGCGAGGCGACCGGCCGGCTGCCTCGATAAAAGGATCACGGAGACAGCATCATGGCCACGCTCAGCAAACCGGGACTGGATCCCATCGAACATGCCAGTCGGGACGAGATCGAGGCGCTGCAGTTGCAACGCTTGAAGTGGACGCTCGCGCACGCCTACGGCAACGTGCCGCATTACCGTCGAGCCTTCGACGCGGCCGGCGTGCATCCGGACGACCTCAAACAGTTGT
Coding sequences within it:
- the paaI gene encoding hydroxyphenylacetyl-CoA thioesterase PaaI, with the protein product MNDTDADALAWSVGQAMYAADAASQALGMRVLAVGPGRATLTMQVRADMLNGHRTCHGGLIFSLADSAFAFACNSRNVSTVASGCTIDFLAPALEGDVLTAEAQERSLAGRTGVYDVTVFNQDGRAVALFRGRSYRIKGQIVEA
- the paaG gene encoding 2-(1,2-epoxy-1,2-dihydrophenyl)acetyl-CoA isomerase PaaG, with the translated sequence MIPSYQDIRFTLDDGIARLTLNRPDKLNSFTARMHAEVAQALDEVESGQARVLLITGAGRGFCAGQDLSERRPTAGAPPVDLGETVEKYYAPLVRRLHALPLPVLVGVNGVAAGAGANLALAGDIVIAKESASFIEAFCRLGLIPDTGGTYALPRLVGHARAMGLALLGDKLSARQAEQWGLIWQCVADDAFDATLDRLCRHFAAAPTKGLAYTKRAMQASLGNSLDEQLAMEGEMMRELGRSEDYAEGVAAFLDKREPRFKGR